A region of Solibacillus isronensis DNA encodes the following proteins:
- the icmF gene encoding fused isobutyryl-CoA mutase/GTPase IcmF: protein MGKTEVYKPKNHIRFVTASSLFDGHDASINIMRRILQSSGAEVIHLGHNRSVEEVVNAAIQEDAQGVALSSYQGGHIEYFKYMYDLLREKGAPHIKIYGGGGGVILPREIKELHDYGISGIFSPEDGRHLGLQGMINKKLEGADFSTLKGNYKELLEKLTTDTPEILANLITAAENGGDAEIEEMLQLAKTKSLNTPVVGITGTGGAGKSSLTDELIRRFLQEFPDKKLAIISVDPTKQKTGGALLGDRIRMNAIFNNRVYMRSLATRGSHTELSSSIGDVLDVVRTAGFDLILVETSGIGQGDAEITKYTDLSMYVMTSEFGAPTQLEKIDMIDFADLIAINKFERKGSEDALRQVQKQYQRSRELWEEPLDHMPVFGTIASQFNDLGTNSLFAALVAKINEKFGLDWETSYEQFVKTQKQNIVIPNDRRYYLREISETVRNYHKHAEQQAALATKWYQLEGTKALLADSETALIASIDSLLEGVQNELTAESKRILKNWNALKEAYAGDELITKVRDKEIKTILRTESLSGLKIPKVALPNFKDYGEILRWVYKENVPGEFPYTAGVFPFKREGEDPKRQFAGEGTPERTNKRFHYLSKDDDAKRLSTAFDSVTLYGEDPHTRPDIYGKVGESGVSVCTLDDMKKLYAGFDLCAPSTSVSMTINGPAPIILAMFMNTAIDQQVQKREQELGRTLTVEEFTETREQTLQVVRGTVQADILKEDQGQNTCIFSTEFALRMMGDIQQYFIDHKVRNYYSVSISGYHIAEAGANPISQLAFTLANGFTYVEYYLSRGMNIDDFAPNLSFFFSNGLDPEYTVIGRVARRIWAVVMREKYGANDRSQKLKYHIQTSGRSLHAQEIDFNDIRTTLQALMALQDNCNSLHTNAYDEAITTPTEESVRRAMAIQMIITKEHGLSKNENPLQGAFIIEELTQLVEEKVLEEFDRMNDRGGVLGAMETQYQRGKIQEESMHYEHLKHSGQLPIIGVNTYLNPNPPSEEAIDNMEIARASKEEKDLQIANLASFKEANADNSQKALDRLKEVAKTGGNIFEELMETVKVASLGQITQALYEVGGQYRRNM from the coding sequence ATGGGGAAAACTGAAGTATACAAACCAAAAAATCATATTCGCTTTGTCACGGCATCAAGTCTTTTTGATGGGCATGATGCTTCGATTAATATTATGCGTCGAATTTTACAGTCAAGCGGAGCAGAGGTCATTCACTTAGGACACAACCGTTCCGTAGAGGAAGTGGTGAATGCTGCGATTCAGGAAGATGCGCAAGGGGTGGCACTATCTTCATATCAAGGCGGTCATATTGAATATTTCAAATATATGTACGATCTGCTTCGCGAAAAAGGAGCGCCGCATATTAAAATTTACGGTGGCGGTGGTGGTGTAATATTGCCACGTGAAATCAAGGAACTGCATGATTACGGAATTTCCGGTATTTTTTCACCGGAAGATGGGCGTCATTTAGGTTTACAAGGAATGATAAACAAGAAGCTTGAAGGTGCTGATTTTTCAACACTGAAAGGAAATTACAAAGAACTTTTAGAAAAGCTTACAACCGATACACCGGAAATTTTGGCGAATTTAATTACAGCTGCCGAAAATGGCGGGGATGCGGAAATTGAAGAAATGCTGCAGCTTGCAAAAACAAAAAGTTTAAATACACCGGTAGTTGGGATTACAGGTACAGGCGGTGCAGGGAAATCTTCGTTGACAGACGAACTGATCCGCCGATTCCTGCAAGAATTCCCTGATAAGAAACTTGCGATTATTTCAGTCGATCCGACAAAACAAAAAACTGGCGGGGCTTTATTAGGTGACCGTATTCGTATGAACGCCATCTTTAACAACCGCGTTTATATGCGCAGTTTAGCAACGCGCGGCTCCCATACGGAATTATCAAGTTCAATTGGGGATGTACTCGATGTTGTGCGCACAGCAGGATTTGATCTGATCCTTGTTGAAACAAGTGGTATCGGGCAAGGCGATGCCGAGATTACAAAATATACAGACCTATCAATGTATGTAATGACGAGCGAATTCGGTGCCCCGACACAGCTTGAAAAAATCGATATGATCGATTTTGCGGATTTGATTGCGATCAACAAGTTTGAACGAAAAGGCTCTGAAGATGCATTGCGTCAAGTTCAGAAACAATACCAGCGTTCACGTGAACTATGGGAAGAACCGCTTGATCATATGCCTGTATTCGGGACGATTGCTTCACAGTTCAACGATTTAGGAACGAACTCATTATTTGCTGCACTTGTAGCAAAAATTAATGAGAAATTCGGCTTGGATTGGGAAACTTCGTATGAGCAATTTGTCAAAACACAAAAGCAAAATATTGTTATTCCGAATGATCGTCGCTACTACTTACGCGAAATCTCGGAAACAGTCAGAAACTATCATAAGCATGCAGAACAGCAGGCAGCACTTGCGACGAAATGGTATCAGCTTGAAGGAACAAAAGCACTGCTTGCAGATAGTGAAACGGCATTAATTGCATCGATTGATTCTTTACTGGAAGGCGTTCAAAATGAATTAACTGCGGAATCGAAGCGTATACTAAAAAATTGGAATGCATTAAAAGAAGCTTATGCAGGCGACGAACTTATTACGAAAGTGCGTGATAAGGAGATTAAAACAATTTTACGTACAGAGTCTCTTTCAGGCTTGAAGATTCCGAAAGTCGCGCTGCCGAACTTTAAAGATTACGGCGAAATTTTACGCTGGGTTTATAAAGAAAATGTACCAGGTGAATTCCCGTATACAGCAGGTGTTTTCCCGTTCAAACGTGAAGGAGAAGATCCGAAGCGTCAATTTGCGGGTGAAGGAACTCCGGAACGTACGAATAAGCGATTCCATTACTTATCAAAAGATGATGATGCAAAGCGTTTATCGACGGCATTTGATTCAGTAACGTTATACGGGGAAGATCCGCATACACGTCCTGATATTTACGGAAAAGTCGGGGAGTCTGGTGTGAGTGTCTGTACATTGGATGATATGAAAAAACTTTATGCGGGCTTTGATCTATGTGCGCCTTCTACATCTGTGTCGATGACGATTAATGGACCTGCACCGATTATTCTGGCAATGTTTATGAATACAGCAATCGATCAGCAAGTGCAAAAGCGTGAGCAGGAGCTGGGCCGTACTTTAACGGTGGAAGAATTTACAGAAACACGTGAACAAACATTGCAAGTGGTGCGCGGTACCGTACAGGCGGACATATTAAAAGAAGATCAAGGGCAAAATACATGTATCTTCTCTACTGAATTTGCGCTGCGTATGATGGGCGATATCCAGCAATATTTCATCGATCATAAAGTACGTAACTATTACTCGGTATCCATTTCGGGCTACCATATTGCCGAAGCCGGGGCAAATCCGATTTCACAGCTTGCATTTACATTGGCAAACGGCTTTACGTATGTTGAGTATTATTTAAGCCGCGGTATGAATATCGATGATTTTGCACCGAACTTAAGTTTCTTCTTCTCGAACGGTCTTGACCCTGAGTATACAGTCATCGGTCGTGTAGCCCGCCGCATCTGGGCTGTTGTGATGCGTGAAAAATACGGCGCAAATGACCGCTCGCAAAAGCTGAAATATCATATTCAAACATCGGGCCGCAGTCTGCATGCACAGGAAATTGACTTCAATGATATTCGTACAACATTGCAGGCATTAATGGCATTACAGGACAACTGTAACTCACTGCATACAAATGCGTACGATGAGGCAATTACTACACCTACAGAAGAATCGGTACGACGAGCGATGGCGATTCAAATGATTATTACGAAAGAGCACGGCTTATCGAAAAACGAAAACCCATTACAAGGGGCATTCATTATTGAAGAGCTTACACAGCTGGTGGAAGAGAAAGTGCTGGAAGAGTTTGACCGAATGAATGATCGCGGCGGGGTACTTGGCGCGATGGAAACACAGTATCAGCGCGGAAAAATTCAAGAAGAATCGATGCACTATGAGCATTTAAAACATTCAGGACAACTGCCGATTATTGGCGTAAACACATATCTAAACCCGAATCCGCCATCTGAAGAAGCAATCGATAATATGGAAATTGCCCGTGCTTCCAAAGAAGAAAAAGATTTGCAAATTGCAAACTTGGCAAGCTTTAAAGAAGCAAATGCGGACAATAGCCAAAAAGCGCTTGATCGATTAAAAGAAGTTGCTAAAACAGGCGGTAATATTTTTGAAGAATTAATGGAAACGGTTAAAGTAGCAAGCCTTGGCCAAATTACTCAGGCGCTATATGAAGTAGGCGGCCAATACCGCCGAAATATGTAA
- the rpoE gene encoding DNA-directed RNA polymerase subunit delta — MHDLNFRGMTDEQLAEESLIDLAYALLEDKKQAMPLNELLKGIQALNGISDEELKSRLVQFYTDLNVEGRFLLNHENGWGLREWYKVETIEEETAPTIKTRKKKAKAVDDEDEDEIIDLEEEDVLFEEDYDEFVDDEEEEEEVDEDIDFVEEDIEEIDPDIDEELIDEDDTFIIEDDEEEIDEELDEELEEDEDLK; from the coding sequence GTGCACGATTTGAACTTTCGTGGTATGACAGATGAACAATTAGCAGAAGAGTCATTAATCGACTTAGCATACGCACTACTAGAAGATAAAAAACAAGCAATGCCGTTAAATGAATTATTAAAAGGAATTCAAGCATTAAATGGTATTTCAGATGAAGAACTAAAATCACGTTTAGTGCAATTTTATACAGACTTAAATGTAGAAGGCCGTTTCTTATTAAACCATGAAAATGGCTGGGGTTTACGTGAGTGGTATAAAGTAGAAACAATCGAAGAAGAAACAGCGCCAACAATTAAGACACGTAAGAAGAAAGCAAAAGCTGTTGACGACGAAGATGAAGATGAAATCATCGACCTTGAAGAAGAGGATGTATTATTCGAGGAAGATTACGATGAATTCGTTGACGACGAAGAAGAAGAGGAAGAAGTGGATGAGGACATCGACTTCGTTGAAGAAGACATTGAAGAAATCGATCCTGACATCGATGAAGAATTAATCGATGAAGATGATACATTTATTATCGAGGATGATGAAGAAGAAATAGACGAAGAGTTAGATGAGGAACTAGAAGAAGACGAAGATCTTAAATAA
- a CDS encoding CTP synthase, whose amino-acid sequence MTKYIFVTGGVVSSLGKGIVAASLGRLLKNRGLEVTIQKFDPYLNIDPGTMSPYQHGEVFVTDDGAEADLDLGHYERFIDINLGKHSTVTSGKVYQSVLNKERRGDYNGGTVQVIPHVTNEIKDRIQRAGRETSADVVITEIGGTVGDFESLSFLEAIRQMRRDLGHENVMYIHCTLMPYIAAAGEMKTKPTQHSVKELRSLGIQPNIIVLRTEQPVPQDMKEKIALFCDVRPSDIIESRDAEHLYEVPLNLHAQGFDQIVLDHFGITAPKADMTDWKELVHLVKNLEHKTRIALVGKYVELQDAYISVVEALKHAGYVYNSDIEIDWINAEHVTAENVDELLGQADGILVPGGFGDRGVEGKIESIRYARENDVPFFGICLGMQMATVEFARNVMGLEGAHSTELDKNTKYPIIDFLPDQTEDTDIGGTLRLGLYPCKLKEGSRARAAYNGEELVYERHRHRYEFNNEFREAMEAEGMVFSGLSPNNKLVEIVELPEKKFFVAGQFHPELISRPQRPQPLFREFIGAAFNNKK is encoded by the coding sequence ATGACAAAGTATATTTTCGTAACAGGTGGGGTAGTTTCATCACTTGGTAAAGGGATAGTAGCAGCATCTTTAGGTCGTCTATTAAAAAATCGTGGATTGGAAGTAACAATTCAAAAATTTGATCCATATTTAAATATTGATCCAGGTACAATGAGCCCATACCAACACGGTGAAGTTTTCGTTACAGATGATGGTGCAGAAGCGGACTTAGACTTAGGTCACTATGAGCGTTTCATCGATATTAACCTTGGTAAACACTCAACTGTTACTTCTGGTAAAGTATATCAATCGGTACTGAATAAAGAACGCCGCGGCGATTACAATGGTGGTACTGTTCAAGTAATTCCTCACGTAACAAATGAAATTAAAGACCGTATTCAACGTGCTGGCCGTGAAACTTCTGCTGATGTTGTAATTACGGAAATCGGCGGTACAGTAGGTGACTTCGAATCACTTTCTTTCCTTGAAGCGATTCGTCAAATGCGTCGTGATTTAGGTCATGAAAATGTTATGTACATCCACTGTACGTTAATGCCTTATATCGCAGCAGCAGGTGAAATGAAAACGAAACCGACACAACACTCTGTAAAAGAGTTACGTTCATTAGGTATTCAGCCAAATATTATCGTTTTACGTACAGAACAACCAGTGCCACAAGATATGAAAGAAAAAATTGCGTTATTCTGTGACGTAAGACCTTCTGATATTATCGAATCACGTGATGCAGAACATTTATATGAAGTGCCATTAAACCTTCATGCACAAGGCTTTGACCAAATCGTTCTTGATCATTTCGGCATTACAGCGCCAAAAGCGGATATGACAGATTGGAAAGAGCTTGTACATTTAGTGAAAAACTTGGAGCACAAAACACGTATCGCTTTAGTAGGTAAATACGTTGAATTGCAAGATGCTTATATTTCAGTTGTAGAAGCGTTAAAACATGCAGGTTATGTATACAATTCAGATATCGAAATCGACTGGATCAATGCTGAGCACGTTACAGCGGAAAATGTTGATGAATTGCTAGGACAAGCAGACGGTATTTTAGTGCCAGGTGGTTTCGGCGACCGTGGTGTTGAAGGGAAAATCGAATCGATCCGTTATGCACGTGAAAACGATGTACCATTCTTCGGTATTTGCCTAGGTATGCAGATGGCAACTGTAGAATTTGCACGTAATGTTATGGGCTTGGAAGGTGCACATTCAACAGAACTGGACAAAAATACGAAATACCCAATTATCGATTTCTTACCAGATCAAACAGAAGATACAGATATCGGCGGAACATTACGTCTTGGTTTATATCCATGTAAATTAAAAGAAGGATCTCGTGCACGCGCGGCTTACAATGGTGAAGAGCTAGTATACGAACGTCACCGTCACCGTTACGAGTTCAATAATGAATTCCGTGAAGCAATGGAAGCGGAAGGTATGGTATTCTCAGGATTATCTCCTAACAATAAATTAGTAGAAATTGTTGAGTTACCGGAGAAGAAATTCTTTGTGGCTGGTCAATTCCACCCAGAATTAATTTCACGTCCACAACGTCCACAACCATTATTCCGTGAGTTTATTGGCGCAGCGTTTAACAATAAAAAGTAA
- a CDS encoding DUF2529 domain-containing protein — protein MSKILTTQLTGLLQRIQQTEEESIEETARLLAQAAIGQGTIYFAAFGEMEAVAINAELGEGKFAKFARYTESVELLPADRVIIFTRHAKDEQALKLAQQLHAEFIPFAAVASEVAGDDNPLCDLAYTYISLKVRGGILPHPTKLGERIVFPHLIAALYIYEAIKMEFDEMLVDDDEEDDELMDSHPSPFA, from the coding sequence ATGTCTAAAATTTTAACTACGCAATTAACAGGTCTTCTACAGCGCATTCAGCAAACTGAGGAAGAATCTATTGAAGAAACTGCACGATTATTGGCACAGGCGGCAATCGGACAAGGAACAATTTACTTTGCGGCATTTGGTGAAATGGAAGCTGTTGCAATAAATGCAGAGCTTGGTGAAGGTAAATTTGCTAAGTTTGCACGCTATACAGAAAGCGTTGAACTTTTGCCTGCTGACCGTGTCATTATTTTTACGCGTCACGCTAAAGATGAACAAGCATTAAAACTTGCACAGCAACTGCATGCAGAGTTCATCCCATTTGCGGCTGTCGCAAGTGAAGTGGCAGGCGACGATAATCCGTTATGCGATCTTGCTTATACGTATATTTCATTGAAAGTGCGCGGCGGCATTTTACCGCATCCTACAAAGCTCGGCGAACGTATCGTATTTCCGCATCTAATTGCAGCTTTATATATTTATGAAGCGATTAAGATGGAATTCGATGAAATGCTCGTGGACGATGATGAAGAGGATGACGAATTAATGGACAGCCACCCGTCACCATTCGCATAA
- a CDS encoding response regulator produces the protein MKGILIVDDQQGIRMLLNEVFKKEGFTTYLAANGFDAIKIAQENALDCVLLDMKIPGMDGLEILARLKEDHPELPVMMMTAYVEQHMMDRANELGVVKYFTKPFNIFEVRDEVNKLVEKTEKI, from the coding sequence TTGAAGGGGATACTAATAGTAGATGATCAGCAGGGGATAAGGATGCTTCTAAATGAAGTATTTAAAAAAGAAGGATTCACAACATATTTAGCGGCAAATGGTTTTGATGCAATAAAAATTGCACAGGAAAATGCGCTCGATTGCGTTCTGCTGGATATGAAAATACCCGGAATGGACGGATTGGAGATTTTAGCCCGTTTGAAAGAAGATCACCCGGAGCTGCCTGTAATGATGATGACTGCTTATGTGGAACAGCATATGATGGACAGAGCGAACGAATTAGGTGTGGTGAAATACTTTACCAAACCTTTTAATATTTTTGAAGTACGTGATGAAGTTAATAAACTAGTAGAAAAGACTGAAAAAATATAA
- a CDS encoding class II fructose-bisphosphate aldolase, which produces MALVSMKEMLIKAKAEGYAVGQFNINNLEWTQAILQAAEEEKSPVILGVSEGAGKYMGGFIAVVKMVEGLMESYKTTVPVAIHLDHGSSFDKCKEAIDAGFSSVMIDASHHPFEENIETTKQVVDYAHAKGVSVEAELGTVGGEEDGVIGGIMYANPQECKALVEATGIDCLAPALGSVHGPYKGEPNLGFAEMEEISTLTDVPLVLHGGTGIPTKDIQRSISLGTAKINVNTENQISATKVIREFLENDKKTYDPRKYLGPAREAIKATVIGKMREFGSSGKA; this is translated from the coding sequence ATGGCATTAGTTTCAATGAAAGAAATGTTAATTAAAGCAAAAGCGGAAGGTTATGCAGTAGGTCAATTCAATATTAACAACCTAGAATGGACACAAGCCATTTTACAAGCAGCAGAAGAAGAAAAATCACCAGTAATTCTAGGTGTTTCTGAAGGTGCCGGAAAATATATGGGCGGTTTCATTGCTGTAGTAAAAATGGTTGAAGGCTTAATGGAAAGCTACAAAACAACTGTTCCAGTAGCAATTCATTTAGATCATGGTTCAAGTTTCGATAAATGTAAAGAAGCAATCGATGCTGGTTTCTCTTCTGTTATGATTGACGCTTCACACCATCCATTCGAAGAAAATATTGAAACAACTAAACAAGTTGTTGACTATGCACATGCAAAAGGTGTATCTGTTGAAGCGGAACTTGGTACTGTAGGCGGCGAGGAAGACGGTGTAATTGGCGGCATTATGTACGCAAACCCGCAGGAATGTAAAGCACTAGTTGAAGCTACAGGTATTGACTGTTTAGCTCCAGCATTAGGTTCTGTTCACGGTCCTTACAAAGGCGAACCAAACTTAGGATTTGCTGAAATGGAAGAAATCTCAACGTTAACAGACGTTCCGTTAGTATTACATGGTGGAACTGGTATTCCAACAAAAGATATTCAACGTTCAATTTCTTTAGGTACAGCAAAAATTAATGTCAACACTGAAAACCAAATCTCGGCTACGAAAGTGATCCGTGAATTTTTAGAAAATGATAAGAAAACATATGATCCACGTAAATATTTAGGTCCAGCTCGTGAAGCGATTAAAGCTACTGTAATCGGTAAAATGCGCGAATTCGGCAGCTCTGGAAAAGCTTAA
- the fsa gene encoding fructose-6-phosphate aldolase, with protein sequence MKFFIDTANFDEIKEAYSWGILSGVTTNPSLVAKESGVNFHDRLREIAELVNGSVSGEVISLDAEGMIREGEELAAIHPNITVKLPMTPEGLKACKHFSEKGIKTNVTLIFSANQALMAARAGASYVSPFLGRLDDIGQDGVELIREIAEMFAIHEIDTEIIAASIRHPQHITQAALAGAHIATTPYKVLQQLFNHPLTDKGIEGFLADWAKREGK encoded by the coding sequence ATGAAATTTTTTATCGATACAGCAAACTTTGACGAAATTAAAGAAGCATACTCTTGGGGAATTCTTTCAGGTGTAACGACAAACCCATCATTAGTTGCAAAAGAATCCGGCGTGAATTTCCACGACCGCTTACGTGAAATTGCTGAGTTAGTAAACGGCTCGGTTTCTGGTGAAGTAATTTCTTTAGACGCTGAAGGAATGATTCGTGAAGGGGAAGAATTGGCAGCAATTCACCCGAATATTACAGTAAAACTTCCAATGACACCGGAAGGATTAAAAGCTTGTAAACATTTCTCTGAAAAAGGGATTAAAACGAACGTCACATTAATTTTCTCTGCTAACCAAGCATTGATGGCAGCACGTGCAGGCGCTTCTTATGTATCTCCATTCTTAGGACGTTTAGATGATATTGGTCAAGATGGCGTAGAATTGATCCGTGAAATTGCTGAAATGTTTGCTATCCACGAAATTGACACGGAAATCATTGCCGCATCTATTCGTCACCCGCAACATATTACGCAAGCCGCATTAGCTGGCGCACATATTGCAACAACTCCATACAAAGTTTTACAGCAACTGTTTAATCATCCATTAACAGACAAAGGAATTGAAGGATTTTTAGCGGATTGGGCAAAGCGTGAAGGGAAATAA
- a CDS encoding UDP-N-acetylglucosamine 1-carboxyvinyltransferase encodes MDVYKIQGGNRLKGKITVSGAKNSAVALIPASILADSSVTIGGIPEISDAWTLKALLEEIGGEVTFENGKMTIDPSKMVAMPLPNGNVKKLRASYYMMGAMLGRFKQAVIGMPGGCFLGPRPIDQHIKGFEALGAKVTNEHGAIYLRAEELIGAKIYLDVASVGATINIMLAAVRAKGKTTIENAAKEPEIIDVATLLTNMGANIKGAGTSVIRIEGVDELKGTKHTIIPDRIEAATFMIMAAAIGDGVLVDNVIPLHMEAVTAKLREMGVSVEENEESIFIAKQTKLQAVDVKTLVYPGFPTDVQQPLSVLMTQAEGTSMITDTIYSARFKHIDELRRMNAKARVEGNTAIIQGPASLEGSTVTATDLRAGAALVLAGLIAKGETEIHDIYHIERGYSSLIEKLCAIGANIRKESIVINTKNNA; translated from the coding sequence ATGGATGTTTATAAAATTCAAGGCGGAAATCGTCTAAAAGGTAAAATAACCGTTAGCGGTGCAAAAAATAGTGCAGTTGCTTTAATTCCTGCATCAATTTTGGCTGATTCTTCCGTTACCATTGGAGGAATTCCAGAGATTTCAGATGCATGGACGTTAAAGGCACTACTAGAAGAAATTGGCGGCGAAGTCACATTTGAAAATGGCAAGATGACGATTGATCCATCAAAAATGGTTGCGATGCCGCTGCCAAACGGCAATGTTAAAAAATTACGTGCTTCCTATTATATGATGGGTGCCATGCTGGGACGTTTTAAACAAGCGGTAATCGGCATGCCAGGCGGGTGTTTTTTAGGGCCGCGTCCAATTGATCAGCATATTAAAGGTTTTGAAGCTTTAGGAGCAAAAGTAACAAATGAGCATGGGGCAATCTATTTACGCGCAGAAGAACTAATCGGTGCGAAGATTTATCTGGATGTTGCAAGTGTCGGCGCCACAATTAACATTATGCTGGCGGCAGTGCGTGCAAAAGGGAAAACTACAATCGAAAATGCAGCGAAAGAGCCTGAAATTATTGATGTTGCAACACTATTAACTAATATGGGTGCAAACATTAAAGGGGCAGGAACGAGCGTTATTCGTATTGAAGGTGTCGATGAGTTAAAAGGTACAAAACATACCATTATACCGGACCGAATTGAAGCAGCTACATTTATGATTATGGCTGCAGCAATTGGTGATGGAGTACTTGTCGATAATGTTATTCCGCTTCACATGGAAGCCGTTACAGCGAAACTTCGTGAAATGGGTGTAAGTGTGGAAGAGAATGAGGAAAGCATCTTCATTGCCAAGCAAACGAAACTGCAGGCAGTTGATGTAAAAACACTTGTTTATCCAGGATTCCCGACTGATGTTCAACAGCCTTTATCTGTATTAATGACACAGGCGGAAGGTACATCGATGATTACAGATACGATTTATTCTGCCCGTTTCAAGCATATAGATGAACTGCGACGTATGAATGCAAAAGCTCGTGTTGAAGGCAATACTGCCATCATTCAAGGACCTGCATCTTTGGAAGGATCCACGGTAACGGCAACAGATTTACGCGCGGGTGCCGCATTAGTATTGGCTGGACTTATCGCAAAAGGTGAAACAGAAATTCACGATATTTACCATATTGAGCGTGGCTATAGTTCATTAATCGAAAAGCTGTGTGCAATCGGTGCAAATATTCGTAAAGAGTCCATTGTCATTAATACAAAGAATAATGCATAA
- the glpX gene encoding class II fructose-bisphosphatase — MERSLSMEVVRVTEAAAIASAKWMGRGLKNEADDAATTAMRVMFDTIPMHATVVIGEGEMDEAPMLYIGEELGLRNGGPEVDIAVDPLEGTNIVAKGTNGAMTVLAIADRGNLLNAPDMYMDKIAVGPEAAGKVDINASVTYNLLQVAKAKNKDISDVVATLLDRPRHQHIVDEIREAGARIKFIQDGDVGAAINTAFDETGIDIMFGMGGAPEGVIAAVALKCLGGDFQAKLVPEDEEQLARCVKMGVDVDKVLMMEDLVKGDDAIFAATAVTDSELLRGVQYKGSYALTHSVVMRAKTGTVRFIEGRHSIEKKPKYDQI, encoded by the coding sequence ATGGAACGTAGTTTATCAATGGAAGTAGTACGTGTAACAGAAGCAGCAGCGATTGCATCAGCGAAATGGATGGGACGCGGACTTAAAAATGAAGCGGACGACGCAGCAACAACAGCAATGCGTGTTATGTTTGATACAATCCCAATGCATGCGACAGTTGTAATTGGTGAAGGAGAAATGGATGAAGCACCGATGCTTTATATCGGTGAAGAATTAGGGCTTCGAAATGGCGGACCTGAAGTTGATATTGCAGTAGATCCATTAGAAGGTACAAATATCGTAGCAAAAGGTACAAATGGTGCGATGACAGTACTGGCAATTGCAGACCGTGGCAATCTATTAAATGCGCCTGATATGTATATGGATAAAATAGCTGTAGGACCGGAAGCTGCTGGGAAAGTTGATATTAACGCTTCTGTTACGTACAACTTATTGCAAGTGGCTAAAGCAAAAAATAAAGATATTTCCGATGTAGTAGCAACACTTTTAGACCGACCTCGCCATCAGCATATTGTCGATGAAATTCGTGAAGCCGGTGCACGTATTAAATTCATTCAAGACGGTGATGTAGGTGCAGCGATCAACACAGCATTCGATGAGACTGGTATCGATATTATGTTCGGTATGGGTGGTGCCCCAGAAGGCGTTATTGCAGCAGTTGCATTAAAATGTTTAGGTGGCGATTTCCAAGCGAAACTAGTGCCTGAAGATGAAGAACAGCTTGCGCGTTGCGTTAAAATGGGAGTCGACGTAGATAAAGTATTAATGATGGAAGATCTAGTAAAAGGCGATGATGCGATTTTTGCAGCAACTGCTGTAACAGATTCTGAGCTTTTACGCGGTGTTCAATATAAAGGTTCTTATGCACTTACACATTCAGTTGTTATGCGTGCAAAAACAGGAACAGTACGTTTTATCGAAGGACGCCACAGCATTGAAAAAAAACCAAAGTATGACCAAATTTAA